AATAGATTCATGACAGCGCAGAACACATTTTAAATAAAAGAACCTCCTATGCTCATTTTCTGTGCCACATTTCTGTCTTAGGTATGACATTCAACATTTTCTAGGTGGAGACGAGATTTAGACTATGGTAAAGGACGATTGCACGAAAACCTCAAGGAATTGCACACGCGCATTGTTAAAGTCCGATGGCTCCTCAACGCGGAGGAGTGCCTCTTCACAACACTCACCGAAGTCGAGGTGGGGATTCGAGTGGGAGATCGCCTACGAATGCAGCCGTAAAATTTCGAGAATTTAAAGTTGGGAACTCGCCACAAAAACAATATACAAAAACATGTTTACTAACGGAAAAAATGTCATATTTCTTTCTCTGTCCACAATTACACAAAGAATGACACATCGATCAATGTGGTGCCCTGCCGTTAGAAATCAAAACCTATGTCTCACAATAGCTAGTGCAATTGCTTTTGTTATCTCAAAATGGCTCTTCGTAAGATGTCAAAATGTGAGAACATGGGCTGTAAGCCCCACGCTTAACGAAATATGAAAAAGCATAACAAATGAGGAGAGCTTTATTCTTGCACATGTTTGCAAAAGGCACACCACGTTTTACATTTCTTCGTCAGAGTCCGATTCTTCCTCCAGTGCCTTCTTCGCGTATTCGGAGGCTTCCTGAAACACGTCTTTGGGCGCTAACTCATGTTTGCCTTTTGACGCCTCACAAACCCAACTAAGCTCCAGCTCGAAGTTCTTGTCTTTCACTTCATCGTGGATGATGTAGATGATCTTAGCAGCCTCTTTGATGAGCTCCTTGCAAGTCATGGCCTTCATGTCGTGCTTCTCCATTTCTGTCTTGGCAGCCTGCTTTGCTTTTCCTATTGCGCATCCAAAGTAACCCCACGATGTGCCCGACGGATCAATGCAATATAGTTGAGGGCCGTCGCTGTCGTACGTCCCCATCAGGAGGCTACAGCCGAAAGGCCGTACTGCACTGTACAGAGTGTACGCGTGCATGTATTGAGCGACACGATCTTTGAGGTACTTGAGCGGAATCGGGGCTCCGTAGTCTGACCTGTAGTTTGAAGCTTCAACACGAGCAGTCTCGACGACTTGCTTGGCATCGGCTAAGAGTCCAGCGACGGCGACTCCGACGTGCTGGTCGACTGTGAAGATGCGTTTGTTCGCTCCTGCTTCGTAGAGCTTAGAGGTTACGAGTTTTTCGACGGCAAACACGATCCCGTCTTTGCCTCGAAGTGCTACGGCAGTGCCGCTGTTTTCGACGGCCTTCTGCGCGTATTCCACTTGAAATACGCGTCCATCGGGTGAGAACTGCGAGGCAGAGAGGTCGTATCCTGTCCCAATGGAGCTCATTTTGATGTGTAAGGCTTGTTTTCAAAGCAAAACAGCGCCTCGTCCACAATGACACAGCCGGTTGCACACAAAAATCGGGTGATGTTTTCGGCGATGCGAGGTGGCGGAGTGCTCGAGGGCGAACGTGAGCGATTGCAGCGCCACGTTTCGCAATCGAAACCAAAACTTCGGGCGTCAGGGGCGGAGTGCATTGTGCAAAATTGATTGAAACCGTGGCAGTAAGCGAAGAGTAAGCCTTTGGATTGAGGAGTTGGATTGCAGTCTACTTTTGACGTGAATACGTCTTTATAATTGGGACCGAGGCAGGGGTGCATCCTGGGAAGCCACGCGACACCAAAACTGTCACTTTCGTCATTCGAGCTGTCGACCAGAGTACTATAGCTATGTCTGTCGTTTCAGCGTCCCATGCGAGACGTATTCACGGAAAAACTTGGCGGTAACAGCCCTATACCTATCCCGATTTATTTCTctattaattttatttttgtaacaCTCAAACTCATACTCTGTATGGTCTCATGCTACTAATCTTGAAATTACGCATCTATGtatacccaggttcgaatcctgtttagtcggttccctgtgaagtcggccaaggacgcaacTGTTCCCCCCTgtgatagtcgtgacgttgccgacTGACTGTGGCCGAAGCGCAAGCAGTTCCATTGCCATCAACACCACGCATCTCTACACACCAAAGATATCCGTTTTATGGGACGCATCAGTGGGTAATTACAGTGGAGGCGGCAGCTTAAGTAAAAAACGCAATATTTGATCGGAAATAATACCGATCGGGTACGTTAGGTGCCTTATGTTATTCCAGATGCCGTGTAATTTGCTGCGGCGTATGCTGCTCACCCTTATCGGAGTATTACGCACCCTCGTACTCCAGGAGCGGGTTGTTTGAATTTGAGTTGCGTTTGCCAGCCGTACGGGCTGTTGCATAACTATATACAGGCTGcatgtcccatcctacagtagGCAATACAAATTATCATCGGATGTTTAATCAACTTCTAGGCCCTTTACAAGATTTAATGTGGAAAGCGTGGTGGAACGCCCTGCTCACACTTGAGCGCCTCCATAGATTTGATGTGCGAACTTGTCCATGTTGTGTTTTTTGCACTCAAGTTGAAACACTCCATCATGTTTTCTATGAGTGTCGTAGCACAAAAATGAATTGGTACCGAGTGTCGCGCACTTTTCGCCTGAGATGTCCCTTAGAGTGGCGGGAATTTCGTCGCACACCTCGATCGACCACGTTCCGTTTGAGACGTTTCTTCACTGCTATGGGATTTTACGTCCTCTGGCGGGCCCGTAGCAGGGCTGCAATTAAACACAGCAGGTTTctcccacgacctactagattataacgaccacgtcaggcgcacccctcccatgcgccgcatttttggaacgcagcggtggcgcttctgatcgtccttgttattgcttcctcaacttctacaatactttgtacttcagcttaccttagtatttctgtacaagctgtggacttccacagatgtttaattctgaggttgattattatcatcattctacgcgttttcataggagctatcgctgtcgtctgctacggttgtcgtacatacgcttctgcgagttcaaaattcaaatttccatcgtccaatcgtgcgcCAGTCTGCCAGGGTgcgtcagtagcgcccctggcggatcgtgcggacaggcacctcatagggtttgctgattgtgacatggtcgttataatctagtaggtcgtggtttctCCCCGTGCAGGCTGTCCTGTCTTCTCTTCGCTTCGAAGTCCGAGCCTTTTTGTCGCAAGAGCTGCACCACATGGGACTCGATCCCTTCCTTGCCACATGGGTACTAAATAATGTAATCTCCGTGCACAAATCAATCATCCAGTTCCCGGTACACTAAAACTAGACTTTCACATAACGTGCCTCATATGATGCTCCTATTTCCACTATGAATTCAGCATAGCTCGCCTTTAAACTTTACTTTTGCTACAATGTAGACACATGCTTGTAAGTTATTGTatttttgtgaatatgttgttgttttgttcatgtcgtacttgttatcattaTGTCATATTGTTCATTGTAAATAACATCGATATCACGCAATACATTTTCTTTGATCCATAAttatgttctagccagctcgctaggaccgtactgcacttAGGGTTGCCAcatttcgtagtgaaaaataccggctgagggagaggaggtggaatagaaggaaaggaggaaagacacGCGGGAAAGGGAATTGGGTGAGGGATGGAAGAGCACACGcagaaaacgagagagagagagctaaagattatacgaggaaacatatgttcctgtgtatGGCTGGATCattagaaattgctataaacaggcatgaacgctacactggatcgtattgagcaaccggattggactGCCACTTACTTTGAAAAACGCATGGACGCAAACCAACCCTTCTTTGCAGGCGGATATCTCACATGATGGTTGTATACGGCCTAAGTTCTAGCTGGGTCGACACAACCACTGATCTTCAgaacacaagacttaatgaataacaatgataataataataataatgaataactaaggaaacaactggtgactgcggagttgggtctgtgcccaagatttattcaagctgtagtggaatgttgaagggaaaatcccgcaaaagcccctatgaaaggtcctgagccacaaataccggcaaaaggctgccggtatcgcCTTCCTACAGgaaaccggcagagcgagcaaataaccggccgtgccggtataataccggcctggtggcaaccctaactgCACTCCGCAGCGGCTCTCCcatgtttggattgttcgcttggtatggtcagtacgaaaagcaaactctcctagagtgttgttatctatcttgtaggactgtaacgtaaagttagtgtctgtcccatcctacagttggcaatacaagttagtgtctgtccaaaggggactacctccataggtagctctcctgcttgatgacaatacacacatacaGGCTCGTGGAACCTTCCTCTtttcgcgtatgcagatgacCTCTCCTTAATCCTCAGCAACGAGGACTCGATAGGTCGTGTTCTCGTTATTTTAGAGAGGTACGGTCGAGTATCGAATGCACGAATCAACAGAGAAAAATGCGCTGCGCTGTTCATTAATGTCACTCCCTCCTGTCCGTCTCCATTCGAGATCCCTGTTAGGAATGAGGTGCGGATTCTCGGTATTCACTATAACAGGACTGGGGTCTCTTCTCTGTCTTGGTTGCGTGTTCACGAGCGCAGCGTCTCGGTTCTCACAGATAGGGGCCTAGTGCACCCTATCACCTGTAGAGCTCGCCTGGCTGCGTCGTGGTTCCTGAGCACTGGTATCACGGGTCAGTTTTCCTTGCAGCAACTCGTACGGCCTTTCGGTTCATCTGGGGCAACGGAGCTGAGTGGGTATCCCGTGCACCTATGTACCAGCCGAGAGAGGTTGGCGGTTTGCGGGTTCCGCACGTAAAAATCAAGTGTCTTGCGCTCGGGCTAAAGGTAATTTTCGACGGCCTTAGTGACCCTGGCCACCCCGCCCACGATCTCCTGCAATACTGCTTAGGCCCAGACGTACGTCTGATTCGCCCGCTTGTGCAGAATAGACCGCGCTCTGAGCTTGTGGCCTTGCACTTGAGAGAGTACGTTTTGAACGTCCGTCGCCTACGCGCATCATTACCGTCGGAGGATTTCTTTGTCTGGTCCGTCAAGCAGTTTTATGCCGCTCTTCTGGGGCTCCTTCCGACGGCGAGTTCGGCTGTGCCTCGCCCGATCGCGTGGCTTCATATTACGTGGCTTCATAtatactgtatatatatatatatatatatatatatatatatatacacacgcacacatacatacatacatacgagaggcgttcaagtcaaaccgggactttccaTTTTTCGCAagagtaaaatgaacttagaggcgagaaactagttttatttttcaacgtaatctccagctgcactaatgcacttgtcccagcgtttcacgagggcttggctgccagcagcgtagaaatccttaccagcgcgtagcagccatgatcggaccgcattcttgacctcgtcgtcgcagctgaattGGCGGCCCCTAAGGAaggccttcagtggcccgaagagatggaaatcgctgggggcgaggtctggactgtaagggggatgtggcagcaactcccagccaagttcctgtaaggtgcgtgtcgtgagatgcgcggtatgcggcgtgcattgtcctgtaggaggaggactcgtttggtgatgaggcccttttgcttcagcgccttatgcacacccctgagaacctggcagtaatatgcactattcatGATGGTACCattgggcagaaaatcaacatgaacaacgccagccttgtcccagaaaaccgtggaaaaacgttggatgttctcaggaactctgacactggactctgagccgccccggtcgtgatcgtcctgcactgacgtacggccgtctcggaaccgtttgcaccactgaaacgctttgctgcggctaagtgtatcgtggcaatactgagcctgaagtcttctgtgaatttcagatggctTTACacccttcattcacgagaaacttcatgacaattcgctgttcgatgtgcgcgctcacctcgttgtcggccatcttgtccagcacgtgtcttctgttttgcacaaacctTGGACCACCACgcggtgaacgcggaggcctgtcgcgtgtgaaaatgacgaaaatgaagtagcgcgagccatttgtacactcaggagacagaaagtcccggtttgacttgaacacccctcttGGACACTTGGACACTGCATAACAAattaaatacgaccacgcaaactttcgtcatCATGCATTTTCTATGCGCCACACCGATGTGAACACGACGGTCTATAA
This genomic stretch from Ornithodoros turicata isolate Travis chromosome 9, ASM3712646v1, whole genome shotgun sequence harbors:
- the LOC135368247 gene encoding proteasome subunit alpha type-3-like, producing the protein MSSIGTGYDLSASQFSPDGRVFQVEYAQKAVENSGTAVALRGKDGIVFAVEKLVTSKLYEAGANKRIFTVDQHVGVAVAGLLADAKQVVETARVEASNYRSDYGAPIPLKYLKDRVAQYMHAYTLYSAVRPFGCSLLMGTYDSDGPQLYCIDPSGTSWGYFGCAIGKAKQAAKTEMEKHDMKAMTCKELIKEAAKIIYIIHDEVKDKNFELELSWVCEASKGKHELAPKDVFQEASEYAKKALEEESDSDEEM